From a single Oceanobacillus kimchii X50 genomic region:
- the miaA gene encoding tRNA (adenosine(37)-N6)-dimethylallyltransferase MiaA, producing the protein MKETVISIVGPTAVGKSLLGIEMAKRFNGEVISGDSTQVYTGMDIGTAKVTKEEMDGITHHMIDIISPDESFSVADFQLHAKKCIDDVLRRDKLPILVGGSGLYIQAVLYNYNFSEQRRDESFTKRMEEMIKLEGPDQLYKKLKEVDPVQAAKVHPNNHRRLIRALEVYETTGMTMTEYQQQQQLESPYNPIIIGLDMDRDVLYDRINQRVNHMIDTGLIEEVKNLIDRGYEDCQSMHAIGYKEIIQHISGNQPIEYAIDDLKQNSRKYAKRQLTWFRNKMNVQWYKMEPMLIEEKIEFILKDLAGILEEKSN; encoded by the coding sequence ATGAAAGAAACAGTTATATCGATTGTCGGACCTACTGCGGTAGGGAAGTCATTACTAGGTATTGAAATGGCCAAGCGATTTAATGGAGAAGTCATTAGTGGGGACTCTACACAAGTATATACTGGCATGGATATTGGCACTGCAAAAGTTACAAAAGAAGAAATGGATGGAATCACACATCATATGATAGATATTATTTCTCCAGATGAATCTTTTTCAGTTGCTGATTTTCAATTACATGCGAAGAAATGCATTGATGACGTATTACGAAGAGACAAACTACCTATATTGGTTGGTGGTAGTGGATTATATATTCAGGCTGTGTTATATAATTATAATTTTTCAGAGCAACGTCGTGATGAATCCTTTACAAAACGAATGGAAGAAATGATTAAACTAGAAGGGCCTGACCAATTATATAAAAAATTAAAAGAAGTCGATCCTGTACAAGCTGCAAAAGTACATCCAAATAATCATCGTAGACTAATTCGTGCACTAGAGGTTTATGAAACTACTGGAATGACAATGACAGAGTACCAACAACAGCAACAACTTGAATCACCTTATAATCCAATCATAATTGGCTTAGATATGGATAGAGATGTATTATATGATCGAATAAACCAACGGGTTAATCATATGATTGATACTGGTTTAATAGAGGAAGTAAAGAATCTAATAGACAGAGGATATGAAGACTGTCAATCTATGCATGCGATTGGTTATAAAGAAATTATCCAGCATATTTCTGGTAATCAACCGATTGAATACGCAATCGATGATTTAAAGCAAAATTCTAGAAAATATGCAAAACGACAACTTACTTGGTTTCGAAATAAAATGAATGTCCAATGGTATAAGATGGAACCGATGTTAATCGAGGAAAAAATTGAATTTATTTTAAAGGATTTAGCAGGAATTTTAGAAGAAAAATCGAATTAA
- the hfq gene encoding RNA chaperone Hfq yields the protein MAQSVNIQDQYLNQLRKNHISVTVFLTNGFQLRGLVKAFDNFTVLLETDGKQQLIFKHAISTFSPVKNVSLDKE from the coding sequence ATGGCTCAATCCGTCAATATTCAAGATCAGTACTTAAATCAGCTAAGAAAGAATCATATTTCCGTTACTGTATTTTTAACAAATGGTTTTCAATTACGAGGTTTAGTCAAGGCATTTGATAACTTTACAGTTTTATTAGAAACGGATGGAAAACAGCAGCTTATCTTTAAGCATGCTATATCCACGTTCTCACCGGTTAAAAATGTTTCACTCGATAAAGAATAA
- a CDS encoding sodium:solute symporter family protein has translation MSVEAITIALVLFTFLVYTAIGWWSRVRDTSSFYVAGQNVPTVANGAAIAADWMSAASFISMAGLVAFLGYDGTIYLMGWTGGYVLLALLLAPYLRKFGKFTVPDFIGDRFYSNSARAVAAIATIFISLTYISGQMRGVGIVFSRYLQVDIIVGVLIGMAIVGFFSLLGGMKGVTWTQAVQYFVIIIAFLIPAIAISFQLTGNPIPQISLIGSDIVERLGQIQIDLGMNEYMEPFTNLSLLNVFMITLALMAGTAGLPHVIVRFYTVKSVRSARWSAVWAIVFIALLYLTAPAVGAFAKYNLINTIADEPLEEVQDIEWVNKWETTGLLQFNDLDGDGMINFTSGPDNEVVIDGDIIVLSTPEVANLAPFVIALVAAGGLAAALSTASGLLITMTSAVSHDIYYRIFNQEASEKQRLRVGRITLFVALLIAAYVGIRPPGFAGEVVALAFGLGAASLFPVILTGIFDKRMNKEGAIAGILTGLTFTLITIGLILSESIFGTDGPIIENFFGINAQGVGVIGMLLNFVVSFIVSRNTQAPPIEIQQLIENVRAPEIDEEEIAATKDDK, from the coding sequence TTGAGTGTAGAAGCAATTACTATTGCGTTAGTACTGTTTACATTTCTTGTATATACTGCGATCGGATGGTGGTCCCGTGTACGTGATACGTCAAGCTTTTATGTAGCTGGTCAAAATGTTCCAACTGTAGCAAATGGTGCAGCCATTGCGGCGGACTGGATGTCAGCTGCATCATTTATATCAATGGCTGGACTAGTAGCATTTTTAGGATATGATGGAACGATTTATTTGATGGGATGGACTGGGGGCTACGTATTATTAGCGTTACTATTAGCCCCATATTTACGTAAGTTCGGTAAATTTACCGTTCCTGACTTTATTGGAGATCGTTTTTATTCTAACAGCGCACGTGCAGTTGCTGCGATTGCTACAATTTTTATATCTTTGACTTATATATCTGGTCAAATGCGCGGAGTTGGTATTGTATTTAGTCGTTATTTACAAGTCGACATTATTGTAGGTGTTCTAATTGGAATGGCAATCGTTGGGTTCTTCTCTTTATTAGGAGGAATGAAGGGGGTTACTTGGACACAAGCAGTACAATACTTTGTTATTATCATCGCTTTTCTTATTCCTGCTATCGCAATATCTTTCCAATTAACCGGGAATCCGATCCCACAAATCTCGTTAATCGGAAGTGACATTGTAGAAAGACTAGGTCAAATCCAGATTGATTTAGGTATGAATGAGTATATGGAGCCTTTTACCAACTTATCTTTACTCAATGTATTTATGATTACATTAGCTTTAATGGCTGGAACTGCTGGACTTCCTCACGTTATTGTACGATTCTATACAGTTAAAAGCGTACGATCTGCAAGATGGTCTGCGGTTTGGGCAATTGTATTCATTGCTTTACTTTATTTAACTGCTCCTGCTGTTGGTGCTTTTGCAAAGTATAACTTGATTAATACAATTGCTGATGAACCACTTGAAGAAGTCCAGGATATTGAATGGGTTAATAAATGGGAAACAACTGGATTACTGCAATTCAATGATTTAGATGGGGACGGTATGATTAATTTTACGAGCGGACCAGATAATGAAGTAGTCATTGATGGTGACATTATTGTATTATCTACTCCAGAGGTTGCAAATTTAGCACCTTTTGTCATTGCATTAGTTGCTGCAGGTGGACTGGCAGCTGCCCTATCAACGGCATCTGGACTACTAATAACAATGACAAGTGCTGTTTCACACGATATATACTACCGAATATTTAATCAAGAAGCATCTGAGAAACAGCGACTTAGAGTAGGTAGAATCACATTATTTGTCGCATTACTAATTGCTGCCTATGTAGGGATTCGACCACCAGGATTTGCGGGTGAAGTTGTGGCACTTGCCTTCGGACTAGGTGCAGCCAGCTTATTTCCAGTAATCCTTACAGGTATATTCGATAAACGTATGAATAAAGAGGGTGCAATTGCAGGTATTCTAACCGGTTTGACATTTACATTAATAACCATAGGTTTAATCTTATCCGAATCTATATTTGGAACAGATGGTCCAATCATTGAGAATTTCTTTGGAATTAACGCGCAAGGCGTGGGTGTAATCGGAATGTTGTTGAACTTTGTTGTCAGTTTTATTGTCTCTAGAAATACACAAGCACCACCTATTGAAATTCAACAATTGATTGAGAATGTTCGTGCGCCGGAAATAGATGAAGAAGAAATAGCTGCTACAAAAGATGATAAGTAA
- a CDS encoding DUF4212 domain-containing protein, translated as MENKQNYQTLDDNQQKYWKKNLKLITILLAIWAIVGFGGGVLFAGPLSNVPFFGVSLSFWISQQGAILVFILLILVYAIRMDRLDKEYLDSIKNERQSHE; from the coding sequence TTGGAGAATAAACAAAATTACCAAACATTAGATGATAATCAACAAAAATACTGGAAGAAAAATTTAAAATTGATAACGATTCTGCTTGCTATTTGGGCTATTGTTGGCTTTGGTGGCGGAGTCTTATTCGCGGGTCCTTTAAGTAATGTACCTTTCTTTGGGGTATCACTCTCCTTTTGGATTTCTCAGCAAGGAGCCATTTTAGTTTTTATATTATTAATTTTGGTATATGCCATTCGAATGGATCGATTAGACAAAGAATACTTAGATTCAATAAAAAATGAGAGACAATCACACGAATAA
- a CDS encoding LytR/AlgR family response regulator transcription factor → MKIHVMIAEDERLAREELTYLLQQENDIILCPSAENGDQLLKLYREYNPNVIFLDIHMPGINGIEIAKKLRNEYENRDIIIIFTTAYESYGVQAFEIQATDYLLKPFDEERLKIAMNRIRKALPNKEVRKPKIDKLVVNLDEKMIVIDPNQIGFAAREGRTLKIHFLSNEVIETKMNLKELEEKLSGFPFYRPHRSYLVNMDCIKEITPWFNGAYNLVIKDQDESTIPVSRTAAKGLFDALQGVNQ, encoded by the coding sequence TTGAAGATTCATGTAATGATAGCAGAGGATGAAAGATTAGCAAGAGAAGAGCTTACATATCTCTTGCAACAAGAAAATGATATTATATTATGTCCTAGTGCAGAAAATGGAGATCAATTACTTAAATTGTATCGAGAATACAATCCGAATGTTATTTTTCTTGATATTCATATGCCTGGGATAAATGGCATAGAAATTGCAAAAAAATTACGGAATGAGTATGAAAATCGAGATATAATTATTATTTTTACTACAGCATATGAATCCTATGGTGTACAAGCTTTTGAGATACAAGCAACTGATTATCTATTAAAACCATTTGATGAAGAAAGGTTAAAGATCGCTATGAATCGAATTAGAAAGGCACTCCCTAATAAAGAAGTACGAAAGCCGAAAATCGATAAATTAGTCGTAAATCTTGATGAAAAAATGATTGTTATTGACCCCAATCAAATTGGCTTTGCTGCTCGCGAAGGACGAACATTAAAAATACACTTTTTATCGAATGAAGTTATTGAAACAAAAATGAACCTGAAAGAGCTAGAAGAAAAGCTATCTGGCTTTCCTTTCTATCGCCCACATCGAAGTTATTTAGTAAATATGGACTGCATAAAAGAAATTACACCATGGTTTAATGGCGCTTATAATTTAGTAATCAAAGATCAAGACGAATCAACAATACCAGTTAGCAGAACTGCTGCTAAAGGTTTATTTGATGCACTACAAGGTGTAAATCAATAA